DNA from Hippoglossus hippoglossus isolate fHipHip1 chromosome 13, fHipHip1.pri, whole genome shotgun sequence:
GAGAAGGCGGAGGCGTCGGAGCTGCAGCGGATGATCGCCGTGGAGCAGCAGAAAGCTCAGTTCCAGGCCCAGGTTGGTTTGATAACCGGACTAACCTGAATCCACGAAACTGGCCCTGTAGCATCCAGGTCCGCAACGAGTGGGATCACATACCGGTGTTGACCTCAGGGCGGACAGCCTCTCTCCGGGGGTGGGACTGTTGAGACAATATAAGATTCCTCTGCAGTCTGGGCAGAAATAAGCTGTTAGAATATGATGAGATACTCTAGCTGATGTTGATGATATAACACCCTCATGGCCGGCGCCAGGGTATGTTCTGTACCCGTGCCATGGGGGAGCTGGACTAGAGGGGCTAAGAAAACAGTCAGTTTCACttactttaaataaatcagGTTTTTGAAATCATTATTGACCACAGGCAAATGTCCAAAACGTCTTTCAGCACCGGACAGCGCCCATGCAGCCACaattcatacacaaacacatccagagGCACAGTGTAAAGATAAAAAAGGGCGATCACAAAATTAGAAATGAAATCAAGAATAGTGCAGCCACAATGACAACTGTGTGCATCATAACAGTGCCTTGGTTCTATTTACAAGCATCTTTAGCAAACAAGGATAACTTTGCTATGCATTGGTTGCAATGTTACAGAATAAGTGTCGGTCACAACTTCAGATGAAGGCCCAAGtcccttttttaatttcagcacCCAGCATGGCACAGTGTGATACATGGCTcatggtttgtttgttactGCATTAAGAATGTTTTAGATGTTTAGAGatcagtgacagagagaggcttGAGTGTGTGAACTCAGTGATGGCAGATTACAGTGGCTTCTACAGCACAGCAAAACAATATATTGTGTAAGTGAGCGAGAGCCAATTGAAGAGCAAGGGAATGATTGGAGACACAAGTAGACCGGGGAACGGAGACTATTTACGAACAATCTTAAATTTTGCACTgaatatataaattcaagcaCTTTCAACGGACATGTTTagtgtttacatggacaccaatattctgatattagtctgaataagacactgtcAAGTTAACACCATTTTCTGAGTACCTTGACaagaataaggtcatactctgAATAAGCTGTAATCAAAATGAGGCAAATGGAGTGTTCTGACCGTAGTCACGTTATGTAGGCATTGTATGCATCTTAATCGCATCATaacgtcctattggagtttttcacagcattttgcaacatcGACATACAGCAATTACCAACTGCTTTGTGACACCTTGGGTTTGATTATAAACAAGTTGTTGGACATACTGTTATCATGATTCAtatcagactatgctctgtaacatctAAATTATCATAgtagaaatagaaaatacagaTGCCGGTGGTTGTTAGCCTCAGTATTTGCATGCACAGATATTTGATCATTACATTCCACAGCTGCACTGGCATTAGTCACTGTGCCAGCTTAACTGTTATTTGGCCAGTGTGTCCCATTACATGTGTAACAAATATCAATTGCTCATAAACACCTGCAGGTTTGCAGCTGACTTAGCTTTGACTCTGTCGTCACAATCTCACAGCCAATGATCAGAATGCCGGTTCACTAAAAACGCATATATTACCAAGGTCTTCAGTGAAAGGGACCAACACATTAGGATAAGacacaggggaaagaaaaagaccCCCTCCAATGAAGATCAAGTTCTCAAACTCATGTTATCTTACATTGGCAACACATTGTTTGCTGTTTGATAACATAGTCAAGCTAATGTTGTAGGGAGTGacacataaaatacataaacttTCTGATACAAGACACTTGTGGGTAATCctttacaaaataataataatatatataatataatttatttatatggcGCCTTTCAAGTTTTTAAcaatttacttttctttattgtcattaGAGTCGGTTCCAACACGTGTGCCTGAATTACTCCTGTGCCATTGTGTAGGCGAAAAGTAGAAACGtgcagaggtttgtgtgtttgatgagaaGAGTAAGAGCTGCAGGGGTGGGCGAAGACAGAGGTAGTGCTAATTTGCATCTTTATAGATACTAAGCAAATACTAAGTCAAAGGTGTTACATGTAAGTCTGCGGTTGTACTTAATGGCTTGTTCATTGCGTCGGGCAACTGTGACGACGACACTACTGGTTTCCCTTTTCTACTCGTACCTGAGGTGCAGAGACTCCATGCAGTTTTCTCTTTAACAATTACCTCTAAGAAATATCCAACACTGCTGgaaaaaagtgaagaagaagaggaggaaacggAAACAGAAGAGTTATGACACAGGTTTCTTTCCTCCAGGAAAGAAAGGAACGTCTTTGTTCCaccttaatgtttttttttttacttaattacctatgttttctttcttctttttttttatccatccTCAGTCTAGCTTTGGATCCTGTCAGTAATCACCTACTGATAATCCAACTAAAATGTGATTCTGTGATCTGTCCATCCCCATGAATTATTATCCCCATACTTCTGTTAATCAGCTATATTCCCCTCCTCTTGATTCCAGGTGCACAGTTTCACTGACATCTGCTGGGATAAGTGTATGGAGAGTCCGGGCTCGAAGCTGGACCACAGGACCGAGACGTGCCTGGTGAGCTGCGTCGAGCGATTCATCGACACCACCCTGACCATAACCAACCGCTTCACACAGATGGTGCAGAAGGGCGCTCATTAATGATGGACCACAGATGCCAGCAGGACTATATTAAGACAGAAATAATGTTTTCCTAACACATTGATGGAAGATAATGTGAAGAGGATGTGAATTTTGATAACTTACTGTTTAGACTGATGGTGCTTGAAGGGTCCAGAGTGAGTCATGTAACGTGACCTTAGTGAACTGACACTGTGATCCTTAGTCTACTTAACAAAAAGGGGGACGAGCAGCTTTCCCTAGGCAGAGTTCATTCACCAGCATGTGGATGGAATATCTGGTTTCAGTgacttctttttatttgtctgttttagtGTCGCACCAGTGAAAAAATCATGTAACTGAGGAAAAGGAGTGAAGATGAGAATTTATTGAAGCATGGCCACACGAATATCAAGGACAGCTTTGATTAATAACAGATtcatttcatatatttatttgaaacaaCTGAAAGCTCCCCATCAAGGTCAATGTCTTAGTaaaacctctttgaaaaacattcTCCTCTGCTGAAGTAAATGTATcctgaaacaataaaaatgaaaataaatgtaccaTAATAAAGT
Protein-coding regions in this window:
- the timm8b gene encoding mitochondrial import inner membrane translocase subunit Tim8 B, translated to MDSFDNFNASEKAEASELQRMIAVEQQKAQFQAQVHSFTDICWDKCMESPGSKLDHRTETCLVSCVERFIDTTLTITNRFTQMVQKGAH